A genome region from Arachidicoccus soli includes the following:
- a CDS encoding efflux RND transporter periplasmic adaptor subunit, translating into MENRKYINIGMLICISVLTILSACNSSNQDKTETASSYVLPDSLLHSIQIDTVTDVPYSSAITLNGRIDFDEDHVIRIYPMVSGIANNIHAALGDYVQQGETLATISSSDMSGYSNDFETASNNLIIAKRNKDAVNSMYKSGLSSAQDSLNATVQYNQAKANLEKAKRILENNGGGTNGDFYVKSPMTGFIVEKNITNGTAIRPDNNTTLFTISNLNQVWVMADVYESNIPYVKLGDSVNITTLSYPGKVFRGKIDKIMNVLDPESRVMKVRIVLSNPGFLLKPQMFASVVVNYSENKSMLSVPTQSLIFDNSQYYVLVYKSPSDISICPVQINGTKGDRTYISSGVALGDKVIATQALLIYQALND; encoded by the coding sequence ATGGAAAATAGAAAATATATCAATATTGGAATGCTTATTTGTATTTCAGTTCTAACTATTCTGTCTGCTTGTAATTCTTCTAATCAAGATAAAACAGAAACGGCATCATCTTATGTTTTACCCGATTCACTACTACATAGTATCCAAATAGACACTGTTACGGATGTTCCTTATTCAAGTGCTATCACATTAAATGGTAGAATAGATTTTGATGAAGACCATGTTATCAGAATCTATCCTATGGTAAGTGGCATCGCCAATAACATACATGCAGCCCTGGGCGACTATGTACAACAGGGTGAAACATTAGCAACCATTAGCAGTTCCGACATGTCCGGCTATTCCAACGATTTTGAAACAGCCTCCAATAATTTAATTATTGCAAAAAGGAATAAAGATGCTGTTAATAGTATGTACAAAAGCGGACTATCTTCAGCACAGGATAGCTTAAATGCAACCGTACAGTATAATCAGGCTAAAGCAAATTTGGAAAAAGCAAAACGTATATTAGAAAATAATGGCGGGGGCACCAATGGTGACTTTTATGTAAAATCTCCAATGACCGGATTTATTGTTGAGAAAAATATCACCAATGGGACAGCAATAAGACCGGATAATAATACCACATTGTTTACTATTTCTAACCTTAATCAAGTATGGGTAATGGCAGACGTATATGAATCTAATATCCCTTATGTAAAACTAGGAGATAGTGTTAATATCACTACATTATCTTATCCGGGAAAGGTCTTCAGAGGAAAGATTGACAAGATTATGAATGTACTTGATCCGGAGAGCAGAGTCATGAAAGTACGCATTGTACTGAGTAATCCCGGTTTTTTATTAAAACCGCAAATGTTTGCGAGTGTGGTAGTCAACTATTCAGAAAATAAGTCCATGCTTTCAGTACCAACCCAATCACTCATTTTTGATAATAGCCAATATTATGTCTTGGTTTATAAAAGCCCTTCAGATATTTCTATTTGTCCTGTTCAAATAAACGGAACAAAGGGAGATAGAACTTATATCAGCTCTGGCGTTGCACTTGGAGATAAGGTTATCGCAACGCAAGCATTGCTAATTTACCAAGCATTGAACGACTAA
- a CDS encoding TolC family protein gives MKKYFVVLVILLPLCVKAQLNNANSDTLYLNIDSCESIFLKNNLQLIAAKYNIDAQKAFEIQAKLFPNPNLQFAQSLYNPETKGILPFGVNGESTAQISQLIQLAGKRNKQIKLAQANVQLSQLQFIELLKTLRYTLTSDFYAIYYLKNSANVYSAEISSLEHLVGAFNIQLKQGNVSEKDAIRVKAQLYSLQSEYNDLLLQINDVRSELSLLLQTKAVIVPRLNQINIDNLNPQEYALGTLIDSALINHPDVLIAKLNTQISELNYKYQKSLAVPDLTFSLGYDQQGSFIKNLTTLGVAIDLPFFNRNQGNIKASQMQTKMSKVTEDAQESTIQIAISNAYQKAQAYNNLYHERDKQFDQDFQKIQQATLKNYENKNISLLDFLDFYDAYKENTIQLNTLQLNRVNAFEAINFYTGSSFYSLN, from the coding sequence ATGAAGAAGTACTTTGTTGTATTGGTTATATTATTGCCTTTATGTGTAAAGGCACAACTAAACAATGCCAACTCAGATACCCTCTATTTAAATATCGATTCTTGTGAATCAATATTTCTTAAAAATAACTTACAGTTAATTGCCGCTAAATACAATATAGATGCGCAAAAAGCCTTTGAAATTCAGGCAAAACTGTTTCCAAATCCGAACCTTCAGTTTGCCCAAAGCTTATATAACCCTGAAACAAAAGGTATTTTACCATTTGGCGTAAATGGAGAAAGTACTGCGCAGATTTCTCAACTCATTCAATTGGCAGGAAAAAGGAACAAGCAAATAAAGTTGGCGCAAGCGAATGTGCAGCTTTCTCAATTACAATTTATAGAACTGCTTAAAACTTTGCGCTATACATTAACTAGTGATTTTTATGCTATTTACTATTTAAAAAATTCTGCCAATGTTTATTCTGCAGAAATTAGTTCATTAGAACATCTTGTGGGTGCGTTTAATATTCAACTTAAACAAGGCAATGTTTCAGAAAAAGATGCGATAAGGGTTAAGGCACAATTATATAGTTTACAATCAGAATACAATGATCTATTGCTTCAAATTAATGATGTAAGAAGTGAACTTTCTCTTCTTTTACAAACAAAAGCAGTAATAGTTCCCAGGCTCAATCAAATAAATATAGATAATCTTAACCCACAAGAATACGCTTTGGGAACATTGATTGACTCTGCATTAATCAATCATCCAGATGTTCTAATTGCCAAGTTAAATACACAAATAAGTGAACTGAATTATAAGTATCAAAAATCATTAGCCGTTCCAGATCTTACTTTTTCTCTCGGATATGATCAGCAAGGTAGTTTCATAAAGAACCTTACCACTTTGGGTGTAGCGATTGATTTACCATTTTTCAATAGAAACCAAGGTAATATTAAAGCATCTCAAATGCAAACCAAAATGTCGAAGGTTACAGAAGACGCCCAAGAATCTACCATCCAAATTGCAATATCAAATGCTTACCAAAAAGCACAAGCGTATAATAATTTATATCATGAACGCGATAAGCAGTTTGATCAAGACTTTCAAAAGATACAACAAGCAACGCTTAAAAATTATGAAAATAAAAATATCAGCTTATTGGATTTTTTAGATTTCTATGATGCTTACAAAGAAAATACAATTCAATTAAATACACTGCAGCTCAATCGTGTAAATGCTTTTGAAGCAATTAACTTTTACACCGGCTCTAGCTTTTACTCACTCAACTAA